A genome region from Patescibacteria group bacterium includes the following:
- a CDS encoding PEGA domain-containing protein — protein sequence MPYLFRRFLLFLIIFIFLLAAPLVCFYARGYRFDFQTLEFTKTGTISIKTIPRGASIYLNNKLYQNLSPTKIDGLKPKDYTLKVTKPGYQDWQATLTVKPELVTSATHIILFPEKIEEEVLTAGQINNFNLSPDQKKIIYNIAQGEDKGLWIFDLDKKQNLKISDIYFDEFDWSEDSQKAILTREEKSQKRYGILNLKANDAPDYSFKIQDLGSVFQKPIEEVHWQAGNNQRLFLLSQGDLYEVNFIKLEITLLQKNIKAYAPNAYGLFWIQEDQRNYSLVAQDYRLLNRTQMIASLPAREEYKIIPGAKKIAVLADNDLFLIQDESTLQIASNVIDAIWSPDGQRLLYFNEHQLGNYYLKDEENIILTRDSRILKNVGWWPRSQYITFTAEGKLKFLDAAPEMNTHYITEIKNTRIPDTRIYWNKDTKGIFMLSQNSQEEREIMEMRLIEE from the coding sequence ATGCCCTATCTTTTCCGCCGCTTTCTTCTATTTCTAATCATCTTCATCTTTCTCTTGGCTGCCCCTTTAGTCTGTTTTTACGCTCGAGGGTATCGTTTTGATTTCCAAACTTTAGAATTCACGAAAACCGGCACCATCAGCATTAAAACTATTCCGCGCGGCGCTAGTATTTATCTGAATAATAAACTCTATCAAAACTTAAGCCCGACAAAAATTGATGGCTTAAAACCCAAAGACTACACCCTGAAAGTCACCAAACCCGGATACCAAGACTGGCAAGCGACCTTGACCGTAAAGCCCGAACTGGTAACCTCGGCAACACACATTATCCTCTTCCCAGAAAAAATCGAAGAAGAAGTATTGACAGCCGGCCAAATCAATAATTTTAATTTAAGCCCAGACCAAAAAAAAATTATTTATAATATCGCGCAGGGCGAGGATAAAGGTCTCTGGATCTTTGATCTGGACAAAAAACAAAATCTCAAAATTTCTGACATTTATTTTGATGAATTTGATTGGTCAGAGGATAGTCAGAAAGCGATTTTAACAAGAGAAGAAAAAAGCCAAAAAAGATACGGCATTTTGAATCTGAAGGCAAATGATGCGCCAGATTATTCATTTAAAATTCAAGATTTAGGAAGTGTCTTCCAAAAACCAATTGAAGAGGTGCATTGGCAAGCGGGTAATAATCAGAGGCTATTTCTTTTAAGCCAAGGTGATCTTTATGAAGTGAACTTTATAAAACTTGAAATTACCTTGCTCCAAAAAAACATTAAAGCCTACGCGCCCAATGCTTACGGCCTTTTCTGGATTCAAGAAGATCAAAGAAATTATTCCCTCGTTGCTCAAGATTACCGTCTTCTGAATCGCACCCAAATGATTGCTTCTTTGCCGGCGCGAGAAGAATATAAGATTATCCCGGGCGCAAAAAAAATTGCCGTTCTCGCGGATAATGATCTTTTCTTAATCCAAGACGAATCAACCTTGCAAATTGCGTCTAACGTAATAGACGCAATTTGGTCGCCAGACGGACAAAGATTGCTCTATTTTAACGAGCATCAATTAGGGAATTATTACTTAAAAGATGAAGAGAATATAATCTTAACGCGAGATAGCAGAATTCTAAAAAATGTCGGCTGGTGGCCGCGATCACAATATATAACCTTCACTGCGGAAGGAAAATTAAAATTTCTTGACGCAGCGCCAGAGATGAATACCCACTATATTACCGAGATAAAAAACACCCGCATCCCTGACACCAGAATTTACTGGAATAAAGATACAAAAGGAATCTTTATGCTTTCCCAAAATAGTCAAGAAGAAAGGGAAATTATGGAGATGAGATTAATAGAAGAATAG
- the rpsI gene encoding 30S ribosomal protein S9 — protein MKVSKGKGSRKGRYFYAVGRRKEAVACVKLRVGKGQITVNNKDYPKYFLESRLQKIVCEAQNCVGRPEGFDLEVKVKGGGVKGQSEAVRHGIARALFLFEPNFRKRLKRAGFLKRDPRKKERKKYGLKGARRAPQFSKR, from the coding sequence CTGAAGGTATCCAAGGGCAAGGGATCGCGCAAGGGGCGTTATTTTTATGCTGTGGGGAGGCGAAAAGAGGCGGTTGCGTGTGTCAAATTAAGGGTCGGAAAGGGTCAGATCACAGTCAATAATAAAGATTACCCAAAATATTTTTTAGAATCCCGCTTGCAAAAAATAGTATGCGAAGCCCAGAATTGTGTCGGTCGTCCGGAGGGTTTTGACTTGGAAGTGAAGGTCAAGGGTGGCGGGGTCAAGGGCCAATCCGAAGCAGTGCGCCATGGGATTGCGCGAGCTTTATTCCTTTTTGAGCCCAATTTCCGGAAAAGGCTAAAACGAGCCGGTTTCCTAAAGCGCGATCCGCGTAAAAAAGAGAGAAAAAAATACGGGCTCAAAGGAGCCCGGCGCGCGCCGCAGTTTTCCAAGAGGTAA
- the rplM gene encoding 50S ribosomal protein L13 codes for MKVKGREIEREWHLLDAKNKVLGRLAGETAILLRGKNKPQFVLYEDRGDWVVVINARQIRVTGKKVEQKKYYRHSGYPGGLKTETFKKAFGRDPSLVLRRAVRGMLPDNKLRKTMLRRLKIFTAQKHPYQNKFTSLSEHQRSF; via the coding sequence ATGAAAGTCAAAGGGAGAGAAATTGAAAGAGAGTGGCATCTCCTTGATGCCAAAAATAAAGTGCTGGGACGTTTGGCAGGTGAGACTGCTATTCTTTTAAGGGGGAAAAACAAGCCCCAATTTGTTCTCTATGAAGATCGGGGGGATTGGGTGGTAGTGATTAACGCGCGTCAAATAAGGGTCACAGGCAAAAAGGTCGAGCAAAAGAAATATTATCGTCATAGCGGCTATCCTGGCGGTTTAAAGACGGAAACATTTAAAAAGGCCTTTGGTCGCGATCCGTCTCTCGTATTAAGAAGAGCAGTGAGGGGAATGCTGCCCGATAATAAATTAAGGAAGACAATGTTAAGACGGTTAAAAATTTTTACGGCTCAGAAACATCCTTATCAAAATAAGTTTACCTCGTTATCAGAACATCAGAGGTCGTTTTAA
- the rplQ gene encoding 50S ribosomal protein L17 codes for MRHLKKGNKLKRTPDERKALLRQLANALILHNQIVTTAARAQAVRPLAERLVTRGKESESLANRRYVLRFLTKEATGKVFKVLGPKYKTRPGGYTRIIRLSSRAGDSAKMVKIELV; via the coding sequence ATGCGTCATTTAAAGAAGGGAAATAAATTAAAAAGAACTCCCGATGAAAGAAAGGCTTTGCTTAGGCAGTTGGCTAATGCTTTGATTTTGCATAACCAAATTGTGACCACAGCTGCCAGAGCGCAAGCGGTGCGGCCTTTAGCGGAGAGATTGGTGACCCGGGGAAAAGAATCGGAAAGTTTGGCGAACCGGCGTTATGTTTTGCGCTTTTTGACCAAAGAAGCGACTGGAAAAGTTTTTAAAGTCCTAGGGCCGAAATATAAAACGCGCCCTGGCGGTTATACCAGAATAATCAGACTTTCCTCTCGTGCTGGCGACAGTGCAAAAATGGTGAAGATAGAATTAGTGTAA
- a CDS encoding DNA-directed RNA polymerase subunit alpha, with the protein MEEIQLPQKVEIIKSQGNRATLVIEPCFPGYGLTLGNALRRVLLSSLPGGAVTAVKIKGVDHEFSALPFVKEDMVDIILNLKQLRFKVYKREPVKITLNVKGEKEVKARDIKTGSDVEIANPDLRIATLTDKKAELEMEITVSQGRGYKPVEQREEEKREIGEIAVDAIFTPIKNVSYKIENIRVGEMTNFDKLNIDLETDGTVSPKDALEEAAKILVNHFSCLAGLKLAKVKEMIKKTPRRNVGDKREKAVLASAAILEDLSLEELRLSKRTLNALKKKRVTKVKDLAKMTEEKLGKIPGIGDSARKEIKRILGRKGILLQQKK; encoded by the coding sequence ATGGAGGAAATTCAATTACCGCAAAAAGTGGAAATCATTAAATCCCAAGGGAATCGGGCGACTTTAGTAATTGAGCCCTGTTTTCCAGGATACGGTTTAACCCTGGGCAATGCTCTGCGGAGGGTATTGCTTTCCTCTTTGCCTGGAGGGGCGGTAACCGCGGTAAAGATTAAGGGGGTGGATCATGAATTTTCCGCTTTGCCTTTTGTGAAAGAAGATATGGTGGATATCATTTTAAATTTGAAGCAGTTGAGGTTCAAAGTGTATAAAAGAGAACCAGTCAAGATTACTTTAAATGTTAAGGGTGAAAAGGAAGTGAAGGCGCGTGATATAAAAACGGGGAGCGATGTGGAGATCGCTAATCCCGATTTGCGCATTGCGACCTTGACGGATAAGAAAGCTGAACTGGAGATGGAAATTACAGTGAGTCAAGGGAGGGGGTACAAACCAGTGGAACAAAGGGAGGAAGAGAAGCGCGAAATTGGTGAAATTGCCGTTGATGCGATTTTTACTCCTATTAAGAATGTATCCTACAAGATTGAGAATATTCGGGTGGGAGAAATGACGAATTTTGATAAGTTGAATATAGACTTGGAGACGGATGGTACAGTGAGCCCTAAAGACGCCTTGGAAGAAGCGGCAAAGATTTTAGTGAATCATTTTTCTTGTCTGGCAGGGTTAAAACTGGCTAAAGTCAAGGAGATGATTAAAAAGACTCCGAGACGGAACGTAGGGGATAAGAGAGAGAAAGCGGTTTTGGCAAGCGCCGCCATTTTAGAAGATTTGTCTTTGGAGGAACTAAGGTTATCTAAGCGGACGTTGAACGCTCTCAAGAAGAAAAGAGTTACCAAGGTGAAAGATTTAGCTAAAATGACTGAAGAGAAGTTGGGCAAAATCCCCGGCATTGGTGATTCGGCGAGAAAAGAGATAAAAAGAATTCTAGGTCGGAAAGGAATTTTATTGCAGCAAAAAAAATAA
- the rpsD gene encoding 30S ribosomal protein S4 encodes MAKLIGPKCRLCRREGIRLFLKGGRCLSPKCAMVRKNYIPGRTGPKAFNARLSEYGLHLREKQKLRRLYGILERQFRRYYKVASQKKGVTGDILFQILESRLDNVVYRAQLARSRQQARQLVNHEFFVVNGKKVNIPSYEVKEKDKIALIPRAQNNKYFKELDLPVEAPVTWLSVEPKTKVITVLRKPGRRDVDHSVDMALIVEYYSR; translated from the coding sequence ATGGCTAAATTAATAGGTCCTAAATGTCGCCTTTGTCGCCGTGAAGGAATAAGACTTTTTTTAAAGGGTGGGCGGTGTCTTAGTCCTAAATGCGCGATGGTGCGCAAAAATTATATTCCTGGCAGGACAGGCCCTAAAGCCTTTAATGCCAGGCTATCCGAATATGGTCTTCATTTGCGCGAGAAACAGAAACTGCGCCGTCTTTATGGTATTCTGGAACGGCAATTCCGCCGCTATTATAAAGTGGCAAGTCAAAAAAAAGGAGTTACCGGCGATATTTTGTTTCAAATTTTAGAATCCAGATTGGACAATGTCGTTTATCGGGCGCAATTAGCTCGTTCGCGTCAGCAGGCGAGGCAATTAGTGAATCATGAATTTTTTGTAGTCAACGGTAAAAAAGTTAATATCCCCTCTTATGAGGTGAAGGAGAAGGATAAGATTGCCTTAATTCCCAGGGCGCAAAATAATAAGTATTTTAAAGAACTTGATTTGCCTGTGGAAGCACCCGTAACGTGGCTTTCTGTAGAGCCTAAAACTAAGGTAATTACAGTTTTAAGAAAACCAGGTCGCAGAGATGTCGATCATTCCGTGGATATGGCGTTGATTGTGGAGTACTATTCGCGTTAA
- the rpsK gene encoding 30S ribosomal protein S11, whose product MGKKKIKTIESNADYDTEQKAKTGEAKPEGKRKKIRKYVPQGQAHIYATYNNTIISLTDLHGNVIAQGSAGRLGFRGAKKSTPYAASKVAQSACEKSQIYGLEKVDVFLNGIGSGRESAVRALAANGLTILSIQDVTPIPHNGCRPRKARRV is encoded by the coding sequence ATGGGCAAAAAGAAGATTAAAACAATTGAATCTAATGCGGATTACGATACAGAGCAGAAAGCCAAAACGGGCGAGGCGAAACCCGAGGGAAAACGCAAGAAAATTCGGAAATACGTGCCGCAAGGTCAAGCACACATTTATGCTACTTATAATAATACTATTATTAGTTTGACCGATTTGCATGGTAATGTGATTGCCCAAGGTTCTGCTGGACGCTTGGGATTCAGGGGAGCAAAGAAATCCACGCCTTATGCCGCTTCTAAAGTAGCTCAAAGCGCTTGCGAAAAATCACAGATTTATGGTTTAGAAAAGGTGGACGTTTTCTTAAACGGGATTGGGTCGGGGCGTGAATCGGCAGTGAGAGCACTTGCGGCCAACGGTTTAACTATTCTATCTATTCAGGATGTTACGCCTATTCCTCACAATGGTTGTCGGCCGCGCAAAGCAAGAAGAGTATAA
- the rpsM gene encoding 30S ribosomal protein S13 → MARIAGVILPPNKRIEIGLTYIYGIGQSLARKILVEARVDVDKHVSLLTSEEEGRLRDIIEKKYKVEGDLRRIVATNIKRLKEIGSYRGSRHAKNLPARGQRTRTNSRTVRGNVRKTAGSGRRSASEKT, encoded by the coding sequence ATGGCTCGCATCGCAGGGGTTATTTTACCTCCCAATAAGAGAATAGAGATTGGTTTAACCTATATTTATGGCATAGGGCAATCTTTGGCTAGAAAAATTTTAGTGGAGGCGCGGGTGGATGTCGATAAACATGTGTCTCTCCTGACGAGTGAAGAAGAAGGGAGGCTCCGGGATATTATTGAAAAAAAATATAAGGTGGAAGGGGATTTAAGAAGGATAGTCGCCACCAATATTAAACGTCTTAAAGAAATTGGAAGTTATAGGGGCTCGCGGCACGCGAAGAATCTTCCTGCCCGCGGTCAACGTACCCGCACCAACTCTCGGACAGTGCGGGGCAATGTCCGTAAAACAGCAGGCAGCGGTCGCAGGTCGGCGTCAGAAAAAACATAA
- the rpmJ gene encoding 50S ribosomal protein L36, whose protein sequence is MKVRPSVKKICKKCKIVRRRGRVFVICENPKHKQRQG, encoded by the coding sequence ATGAAAGTCAGACCTTCTGTAAAAAAGATTTGCAAAAAATGTAAAATTGTCCGGCGGAGGGGACGGGTTTTTGTGATTTGTGAAAATCCCAAACATAAACAAAGGCAAGGCTAA
- the infA gene encoding translation initiation factor IF-1 yields MSRKDVIEMEGKVSEVLPSTTFKVKLENGHEILAHLSGKMRLNKIRIMPGDRVRVELSPYDLSLGRIVYRSL; encoded by the coding sequence ATGTCCAGAAAAGATGTAATTGAAATGGAGGGGAAAGTTTCCGAAGTTTTGCCATCTACGACCTTTAAGGTGAAACTGGAAAACGGCCATGAGATTTTAGCACATCTCTCCGGTAAAATGCGGCTGAACAAGATTCGGATTATGCCGGGTGACAGGGTTCGCGTGGAATTAAGTCCTTATGATCTTTCCCTCGGCCGCATCGTTTATCGATCATTATAG
- a CDS encoding cell division FtsA domain-containing protein: protein MGLLARLKKRKEKNHYALALDIGTAVVKALIFKVDSKEGKGYVGGVGRANQAFGDMQSGAVTDIAGVVTTCEKAIREAEKEVGFRPTQVILGIAGELVKGSTTTVHYERLKPKTKIDMPELKNILHKVQWKAFDKVRKQLAWETGHAEIDVKLINAAIVDVRIDGYRVTNPLGFQGKDVSIGIFNAYAPLVHLGALQTIAAELDLDLLSIAAEPYAVARSLGLEDAPEFSAIFLDVGGGTTDIAVVRNGGVEGTKMFALGGRAFTKRISQELGIGLPEAEELKIKYSLGQLDIRELNRVKEVLAGDTRVWMSGLELALSEFTESDLLPSRILLCGGGSLLPEIKASIVNPRWSEDLAFAKLPQVSFIKPEEVVNIVDQTGKLTQTQDVTPMALANLALDLAGEEGAMGGILRRVVRMMQT from the coding sequence ATGGGATTATTGGCAAGATTAAAAAAAAGAAAGGAAAAGAACCATTACGCTCTTGCTTTGGATATCGGGACAGCGGTAGTAAAGGCTTTGATTTTCAAGGTAGATTCTAAAGAGGGTAAAGGTTATGTTGGTGGAGTGGGTCGCGCGAATCAGGCTTTCGGCGACATGCAATCAGGCGCGGTGACGGATATTGCCGGCGTCGTCACTACCTGCGAGAAAGCGATCCGGGAAGCGGAGAAGGAAGTGGGTTTTCGCCCCACGCAGGTTATTTTGGGTATTGCTGGCGAACTTGTTAAAGGGTCCACAACGACCGTGCATTATGAAAGATTGAAGCCTAAAACCAAGATTGATATGCCGGAATTAAAGAATATTCTGCATAAGGTGCAATGGAAAGCTTTTGATAAAGTAAGGAAGCAGCTTGCTTGGGAAACAGGGCACGCGGAGATTGACGTGAAATTGATTAACGCGGCGATTGTGGATGTCAGGATTGATGGCTACAGGGTGACTAATCCTTTGGGTTTTCAAGGCAAAGATGTCTCTATTGGCATCTTCAATGCTTACGCCCCTTTAGTGCACTTGGGCGCGCTTCAGACTATTGCCGCGGAATTAGATTTAGATTTACTCTCTATCGCCGCCGAGCCTTACGCCGTGGCGCGTTCCTTGGGGCTTGAAGACGCGCCGGAATTTTCCGCTATTTTTCTTGATGTAGGCGGCGGGACGACGGATATCGCGGTCGTGCGCAATGGAGGTGTGGAGGGGACCAAAATGTTCGCCCTCGGCGGACGCGCTTTTACCAAAAGAATCTCTCAAGAATTAGGGATAGGATTGCCCGAGGCAGAGGAATTAAAAATCAAATATTCCTTAGGTCAGTTAGATATAAGAGAGCTCAATCGCGTTAAAGAAGTTTTGGCCGGCGATACGCGAGTCTGGATGTCGGGTTTGGAACTCGCTTTATCAGAGTTTACTGAATCTGATTTATTGCCTTCGCGGATTCTGCTTTGCGGCGGCGGCTCTCTCTTGCCGGAAATCAAAGCGAGTATTGTGAATCCTCGCTGGTCAGAAGATTTAGCTTTTGCCAAACTGCCGCAAGTAAGTTTTATTAAACCGGAGGAAGTGGTAAATATTGTGGATCAAACCGGGAAACTCACCCAGACTCAAGATGTGACGCCAATGGCGCTCGCAAACTTGGCTCTGGATTTAGCTGGCGAGGAAGGGGCGATGGGCGGCATTTTAAGGCGCGTGGTGAGGATGATGCAAACATGA
- a CDS encoding septal ring lytic transglycosylase RlpA family protein, whose translation MIKVWLVLIISMLAGVLVYQLTHPAIPITPTQNLPTQRSEKKENARKTILCRNVHYTITTSRLPRSKIMQIKIEALASWYGEIFHGKIMANGEKFDKNNFTIATNLSKTILPLNQRVTVQNPRTKKEVIARVTDRGPWDCAMENGKIELVYLNEHLVPHPERKFDLSERMARELGFWEKGVEKIIILFSIPAES comes from the coding sequence ATGATAAAAGTATGGCTTGTCCTTATTATTTCTATGTTGGCAGGGGTGCTCGTTTATCAACTCACACATCCCGCGATACCCATTACGCCTACGCAGAATTTGCCGACTCAACGGTCCGAGAAAAAAGAAAATGCGCGGAAAACAATTTTATGTCGTAACGTTCATTATACCATAACAACATCGCGCTTGCCCCGCAGCAAGATAATGCAAATTAAAATTGAAGCGCTTGCCAGTTGGTATGGCGAAATATTCCACGGCAAAATAATGGCGAATGGCGAAAAATTTGATAAAAATAATTTCACTATTGCCACGAATCTATCAAAAACCATTCTACCTTTAAACCAAAGGGTGACGGTGCAAAACCCGCGGACTAAAAAAGAAGTCATCGCCCGCGTGACCGATCGCGGACCGTGGGATTGTGCTATGGAGAATGGTAAAATAGAACTAGTATATCTGAATGAACATCTCGTGCCTCATCCCGAAAGAAAGTTTGACCTTTCCGAAAGGATGGCGCGCGAGTTAGGTTTTTGGGAAAAAGGGGTAGAGAAGATTATTATCCTCTTCTCCATACCCGCAGAGTCTTAA
- a CDS encoding nitroreductase family protein: protein MDVTQAIRERRSIRRYKADPVPEEKLNKILEAARLAPSAHNAQDWKFIVVRNTEIRKKISIVANQSFIAEAPVVIAAVALNPKSLMSCEVPAYAVDLAIAVEHMALQATAEGLGACWIGSFDQKKVEAILKVPEKYKIVALLPIGVPDETPAAKPRKNITEIVCWEKFS, encoded by the coding sequence ATGGATGTTACGCAAGCAATTCGCGAACGGCGCAGTATTCGAAGGTACAAAGCGGATCCTGTGCCTGAAGAAAAACTGAATAAAATTTTGGAAGCCGCACGGCTCGCCCCTTCGGCGCATAATGCCCAGGATTGGAAATTTATTGTGGTGCGCAACACAGAGATTCGCAAGAAGATTAGTATTGTTGCCAACCAAAGTTTTATCGCCGAGGCGCCTGTTGTGATCGCGGCTGTGGCTTTGAATCCTAAAAGCCTGATGTCTTGCGAAGTTCCCGCCTATGCGGTAGACTTGGCTATTGCCGTGGAGCATATGGCGCTGCAAGCCACCGCGGAAGGATTGGGCGCTTGCTGGATTGGCTCTTTTGATCAAAAGAAAGTAGAAGCAATATTAAAAGTGCCGGAGAAATATAAAATAGTCGCCCTTTTACCTATTGGCGTTCCAGATGAAACGCCAGCGGCAAAGCCGCGCAAGAACATTACAGAGATTGTGTGTTGGGAAAAGTTCAGCTAG
- a CDS encoding ACT domain-containing protein yields MARQQNQSELKNYFKEGKIYIHHETYAVLKTKRPLPNAFAVIQDQKETTVVIEQEKIPEYGVISVENGWKIITFDLVFPFELVGFLAKVTTSLALAKISVFVLSSYSTDHILVKDKDLIQAIRVLKSLGFKKVKK; encoded by the coding sequence ATGGCCCGTCAGCAAAATCAAAGTGAACTAAAAAATTATTTTAAGGAGGGAAAAATCTATATCCACCATGAAACTTACGCAGTTTTGAAAACCAAGAGACCTTTACCTAATGCGTTTGCGGTGATCCAAGACCAGAAGGAAACCACTGTCGTGATAGAACAAGAGAAAATTCCTGAATATGGTGTAATATCCGTGGAAAATGGATGGAAAATAATTACTTTTGATTTAGTTTTCCCCTTTGAATTAGTGGGTTTTCTGGCAAAAGTCACTACGTCGTTAGCTCTGGCAAAGATCAGTGTTTTCGTCCTTTCCAGTTATTCCACTGATCATATTTTAGTGAAGGATAAGGATTTAATTCAGGCAATAAGAGTATTAAAAAGTTTAGGCTTTAAAAAAGTGAAAAAATAA
- a CDS encoding helix-turn-helix transcriptional regulator produces the protein MAYHKGKLAHLVDVSNNTVTDIKAGKQGNLTIRNSKKIAKALGISVDNFLI, from the coding sequence TTGGCTTATCATAAGGGAAAATTAGCCCATCTTGTCGATGTTTCCAATAATACGGTTACTGACATTAAAGCAGGAAAACAAGGTAATCTCACTATAAGAAACTCTAAAAAAATCGCCAAAGCCCTCGGTATATCTGTGGATAATTTTTTAATATAA
- a CDS encoding response regulator, whose translation MATTKKKILIIEDEKPMARALELKLTHAGFEVKAVFNGEEGIKLLQEETYALILLDLVMPNVDGFMVLEILKEKKIKTPVMVLTNLSQDKDEERTKALGAKEFFIKSNTTIATIVEKVIKLLE comes from the coding sequence ATGGCAACAACAAAGAAAAAAATTCTCATCATAGAAGACGAAAAGCCAATGGCACGCGCGCTTGAACTTAAACTCACGCACGCGGGCTTTGAGGTGAAAGCGGTATTTAATGGCGAGGAGGGAATCAAACTTCTCCAAGAAGAAACCTACGCGCTCATCCTTCTCGATTTGGTAATGCCCAATGTGGACGGATTTATGGTACTGGAGATCCTTAAAGAGAAAAAAATAAAAACTCCGGTCATGGTTCTTACTAATTTGAGTCAAGATAAGGATGAGGAGCGTACGAAAGCGCTCGGCGCAAAGGAGTTTTTTATTAAATCCAATACGACAATTGCAACCATCGTTGAGAAGGTAATAAAACTTCTAGAATAA